A genome region from Geobacter pickeringii includes the following:
- a CDS encoding molybdopterin-dependent oxidoreductase yields the protein MVNLTIDGQQVTVPKDATIYDAAKTAGIRIPILCHDKKLHPFGGCRMCLVEVEQMKGRQIPACTTPVTEGMIVSTMTPEIIKARKMVLELLLLKHPIDCPVCDAAGDCDLQNLTYEYEVNVNRFVDEKFQHQIDYENPLIERDMNRCVHCGKCARICDEIVSFGAYSFINRGIEAKIGTQFDGPLNCEFCGSCVSVCPVGALISRPFKFKARWWSLNKVKTVCSYCGTGCNLTLGVKDNKVLTTIYDENQGFHNGQLCTRGRFGYQFVNSAKRLTTPLVRKGGQLEPATWEEALSLVKQQLSDAKAVGGSSCAGLVTPRLTNEELYLFKKLFNEAIGSDNIDHSAGYGHAALTAGAAESIGVPASSATIADIQASDLLLVIKSDAYETHPVLGFEINLGVKRKAIDLRIVSDKSGKLTKLPKATTYLHKPGGEVALLNALAKVILDEGLTADAAASITGFEQLKKDLESAAAASTVCGVSADEIATLARDYAKAGKALIVFPTGIGYPSHGKALAQAAFNLALLTGKVSSEGNGVLILGEKNNSQGAADLKLHPVAGGKDAAAIIDGCASGAIKTLYVVGENPVISYPNRQKVEAALGKVDFLVVQDLFLTETAARANVVLPACSFAEKDGSFTSVGKAVQRVRKAIKPVGLAKSDFEILSELCATVGGGERYRDVAAVFDEIAKNVPAYAGLTLEGLGENGKVYHVTVKPKFVSVSAEVPVAEPGTMILVTGSALYHCGTMSLFGEGPMYVCPEGYVELGRSDAARLGVADGTDLMIKSKIGEVKLKAKVGNRLPEGVVFAPYHFAEQSINTITDGSTATLVSISK from the coding sequence ATGGTAAACCTTACGATCGACGGACAACAGGTAACGGTACCCAAAGACGCTACCATTTATGATGCCGCCAAAACGGCCGGCATCAGGATACCCATTCTCTGTCATGACAAGAAGCTCCATCCTTTTGGTGGCTGCCGCATGTGCCTCGTTGAAGTGGAGCAGATGAAGGGGCGGCAGATCCCTGCGTGCACGACGCCTGTAACAGAGGGGATGATCGTAAGCACCATGACGCCTGAGATCATCAAGGCACGCAAGATGGTGCTTGAGCTGCTTCTGCTGAAACACCCGATTGATTGTCCCGTCTGTGATGCCGCCGGAGACTGCGATCTTCAGAATCTGACCTATGAATATGAGGTAAACGTTAACCGGTTTGTCGACGAGAAGTTCCAGCATCAGATCGACTACGAAAACCCTCTCATTGAGCGGGACATGAACCGGTGCGTTCATTGCGGAAAATGTGCGCGGATCTGTGACGAAATTGTCTCTTTTGGTGCCTACTCCTTTATCAATCGTGGCATCGAAGCAAAAATCGGTACCCAGTTCGATGGCCCCCTCAATTGCGAATTCTGTGGTTCCTGTGTTTCGGTGTGCCCTGTCGGAGCACTGATTTCACGTCCGTTTAAGTTCAAGGCACGGTGGTGGTCTCTCAACAAGGTCAAGACCGTCTGTTCGTACTGCGGCACCGGTTGCAACCTCACCCTGGGAGTTAAGGATAATAAGGTTCTGACGACGATTTACGACGAAAACCAGGGTTTTCACAACGGTCAACTCTGCACCCGCGGTCGTTTTGGTTATCAATTCGTGAACAGCGCAAAGCGACTTACCACTCCGCTTGTCCGCAAGGGTGGCCAATTGGAGCCTGCGACGTGGGAAGAAGCACTGAGCCTCGTTAAGCAGCAGCTTTCCGACGCAAAGGCTGTGGGTGGTAGCTCGTGCGCAGGCCTTGTGACACCACGCCTCACCAACGAGGAACTCTACCTCTTCAAGAAACTCTTCAATGAGGCGATAGGCTCGGACAACATTGATCATTCTGCAGGATATGGGCATGCGGCCCTCACTGCGGGTGCTGCTGAGAGCATAGGCGTTCCCGCTTCTTCTGCCACCATTGCGGATATCCAGGCATCAGATCTCCTCCTTGTGATCAAGAGCGATGCGTATGAAACCCACCCCGTCCTCGGCTTTGAGATAAACCTTGGAGTTAAGCGGAAAGCGATTGACCTCCGGATCGTATCGGACAAGAGCGGGAAGCTCACCAAGCTTCCTAAAGCGACGACCTACCTGCACAAGCCCGGGGGTGAAGTGGCACTTCTCAATGCCCTTGCCAAGGTGATTCTGGACGAAGGTCTCACCGCTGATGCGGCGGCATCAATCACCGGTTTTGAACAGCTCAAGAAAGATCTTGAAAGCGCTGCTGCCGCTTCGACGGTGTGCGGAGTAAGTGCAGACGAGATAGCAACGCTGGCCCGGGATTATGCAAAAGCCGGTAAAGCTCTGATCGTCTTTCCGACAGGAATTGGCTACCCCAGCCATGGCAAAGCGCTTGCCCAGGCTGCCTTTAACCTTGCCCTCCTAACCGGCAAGGTCAGTTCGGAGGGAAATGGCGTCCTGATCCTCGGTGAGAAGAATAATAGTCAGGGGGCGGCCGATCTTAAGCTCCACCCGGTCGCGGGTGGTAAAGATGCGGCAGCCATCATTGACGGCTGTGCCTCTGGAGCGATAAAGACCCTGTATGTAGTGGGTGAGAATCCGGTGATATCGTATCCGAACCGGCAAAAAGTCGAGGCGGCACTGGGCAAAGTCGACTTCCTTGTGGTTCAGGATCTGTTCCTCACAGAGACCGCTGCTAGGGCGAATGTGGTGTTGCCTGCCTGCTCGTTTGCTGAGAAAGATGGCAGTTTCACCAGTGTAGGTAAGGCAGTTCAGCGTGTGCGCAAAGCTATCAAACCCGTCGGCCTCGCAAAGAGCGATTTCGAGATACTTTCTGAACTCTGTGCGACCGTTGGAGGAGGTGAGCGGTATCGCGACGTTGCTGCTGTGTTCGATGAAATCGCGAAGAATGTGCCTGCATATGCTGGGCTTACGCTGGAAGGACTTGGGGAGAACGGAAAAGTTTACCATGTAACAGTTAAACCGAAGTTCGTTTCAGTGAGCGCCGAAGTCCCCGTTGCCGAACCTGGCACGATGATTCTCGTGACCGGTAGCGCACTTTACCACTGTGGAACCATGTCGCTCTTCGGTGAGGGACCGATGTACGTCTGCCCTGAGGGATACGTCGAGCTGGGCAGATCTGATGCTGCTCGACTCGGTGTGGCTGATGGGACGGACCTCATGATTAAATCGAAGATCGGTGAGGTGAAGCTCAAGGCGAAAGTGGGTAATCGCCTGCCGGAAGGGGTTGTGTTCGCCCCTTACCACTTTGCGGAACAATCGATCAACACCATTACTGATGGCTCTACGGCAACCTTGGTCAGCATCAGCAAGTAG
- the nuoF gene encoding NADH-quinone oxidoreductase subunit NuoF, with translation MGEQAGIQILICQGTGGISAGAKKVEAEFKKVLEEKGVSAVVGKRCDVVKTGCRGLCANDVLVDIVDPELGRTTYDFVTPEEVALIVDEHIVKRTPLEKRKAKPYYNTFVDSQMRVVMSGCGQIDPEKLEAYLAEDGFKAIEKCVKTMKPADVIEEVKKSGLRGRGGGGFPTGMKWSFCAGSPGTQKYLICNADEGDPGAFMDRSILEGDPYCVVEGMMIAAYAIGCTKGYVYVRAEYPLAIDRLQKALDVCRETGYLGKNIQGWGFDFDLIIKKGAGAFVCGEETALMASIEGERGMPRPRPPFPAVKGLWAKPTNINNVETFANVRHIINKGAEWYASLGTDTTKGTKIFAVTGKVKHTGLVEVPAGMTVRDVIYSVCGGIANNRKFKAVQAGGPSGGCIPAEVLDTPVDYDSLIKAGAMMGSGGLVVMDETTCMVDVARFFLTFTRMESCGKCVPCRIGLKAMLDILERITGGRGQASDIETLLEIGATIKKASLCGLGQTAPNPILSTIKYFRHEYEAHIQDKRCPSNCCKELLLWQVVEEKCVKCGACFKACPSDAIVWEKGQLAYLDKEKCTKCKSCYDACRFMAIE, from the coding sequence ATGGGCGAACAAGCGGGAATTCAGATTCTGATCTGCCAGGGAACCGGCGGTATATCAGCCGGCGCGAAGAAGGTCGAGGCCGAATTCAAGAAAGTGCTTGAAGAAAAAGGGGTTTCGGCTGTCGTCGGCAAGCGGTGCGATGTCGTAAAGACAGGATGCCGTGGCCTCTGCGCCAACGATGTCTTGGTGGACATCGTCGATCCCGAACTCGGGCGAACGACCTATGACTTCGTAACTCCTGAAGAAGTCGCTCTGATTGTCGATGAGCATATCGTTAAGCGTACTCCTCTGGAGAAGCGCAAGGCGAAACCGTACTACAATACCTTTGTCGATTCGCAGATGCGGGTCGTCATGAGCGGCTGTGGGCAAATCGATCCGGAAAAGCTTGAAGCCTACCTCGCTGAGGACGGCTTTAAGGCCATTGAGAAGTGCGTGAAAACCATGAAGCCGGCCGACGTCATTGAGGAAGTAAAGAAGTCGGGACTGCGTGGAAGAGGAGGGGGAGGATTCCCCACGGGCATGAAATGGTCCTTCTGCGCCGGCTCACCTGGCACCCAAAAATATCTCATCTGTAACGCCGATGAGGGGGACCCCGGGGCGTTCATGGACCGCTCCATCCTTGAAGGCGATCCTTACTGCGTCGTTGAGGGAATGATGATCGCCGCGTATGCGATTGGATGCACCAAGGGATATGTTTATGTCCGAGCGGAGTATCCCCTTGCTATCGATCGTCTGCAAAAGGCCCTCGATGTCTGCCGAGAGACAGGTTATCTCGGCAAAAATATTCAGGGGTGGGGGTTCGATTTTGATCTGATCATCAAAAAGGGAGCAGGGGCCTTCGTCTGTGGTGAGGAAACGGCTCTCATGGCTTCCATTGAAGGTGAGCGCGGCATGCCACGCCCCCGTCCTCCTTTTCCTGCCGTCAAAGGCCTCTGGGCAAAGCCGACCAACATCAACAATGTTGAAACGTTTGCCAACGTTCGCCACATCATCAATAAAGGTGCCGAGTGGTATGCATCCCTTGGGACAGATACCACCAAAGGGACCAAGATTTTTGCTGTAACCGGCAAGGTGAAACATACCGGACTGGTGGAAGTTCCGGCAGGTATGACCGTCCGCGATGTCATCTATAGCGTCTGCGGAGGCATTGCTAATAACCGCAAGTTCAAGGCAGTTCAGGCTGGTGGCCCTTCTGGCGGCTGTATACCTGCAGAAGTCCTCGATACTCCCGTTGACTACGACTCGCTCATCAAGGCAGGGGCCATGATGGGATCCGGTGGCTTGGTCGTCATGGACGAGACTACCTGCATGGTTGATGTTGCGAGATTCTTCCTGACCTTTACCAGGATGGAATCGTGCGGAAAGTGTGTGCCGTGCCGAATCGGTCTCAAGGCGATGCTCGACATCCTTGAGCGGATCACCGGAGGGCGCGGACAGGCGTCGGATATCGAGACGCTGCTTGAAATTGGAGCGACTATCAAGAAGGCATCGCTGTGCGGCCTCGGACAGACGGCCCCCAACCCGATTCTTTCCACGATCAAATATTTCCGCCACGAGTACGAGGCCCACATCCAGGATAAGCGCTGCCCGTCCAACTGCTGCAAGGAACTGCTTCTCTGGCAGGTGGTGGAAGAGAAGTGCGTAAAGTGCGGTGCCTGTTTCAAAGCATGCCCTTCAGATGCGATTGTTTGGGAGAAGGGGCAGCTCGCCTACCTAGATAAGGAAAAGTGCACGAAGTGCAAGTCATGTTATGACGCTTGCCGCTTCATGGCGATAGAGTAG
- the nuoE gene encoding NADH-quinone oxidoreductase subunit NuoE: protein MSNAPAEEIPTEEIDLAAANHIIDKYLTLPGNLMPVLQGIQDEYGYVPKPAIDLVAERLNVYPSQIFGVLTFYAQFHLKPRGRFIIRVCVGTACHVQGAERIVETFFDKVGIGHAETTPDLRYTFEKVACLGACGMAPLAMVNDDTFGKMTVQKVEEIIAEYNQRPMK, encoded by the coding sequence ATGAGTAACGCTCCAGCCGAAGAAATCCCGACTGAAGAAATCGATCTTGCAGCGGCAAATCATATTATCGACAAGTATCTGACGCTGCCAGGCAACCTCATGCCCGTTCTGCAGGGCATCCAGGATGAGTATGGGTATGTGCCCAAGCCTGCCATTGATCTGGTTGCTGAACGACTGAACGTCTATCCGAGTCAGATTTTTGGGGTGCTTACTTTCTACGCCCAATTCCATCTTAAACCCCGTGGTCGTTTCATAATCCGTGTCTGCGTCGGAACTGCCTGCCACGTTCAGGGGGCAGAGCGAATCGTGGAAACGTTCTTCGACAAGGTCGGGATTGGTCACGCGGAAACAACCCCTGATTTGCGTTACACCTTCGAGAAGGTGGCTTGCCTCGGTGCCTGCGGCATGGCGCCGCTTGCGATGGTTAACGATGATACGTTCGGTAAGATGACCGTTCAGAAGGTTGAGGAGATCATCGCCGAATACAACCAGCGGCCAATGAAGTAA
- the nuoD gene encoding NADH dehydrogenase (quinone) subunit D — protein sequence MANKEIMTVNMGPQHPSTHGVLRLVIELDGEVIEKITPHIGYLHRGVEKLSEHRTYHQAMTLTDRLDYLAPMSNNLGYVLAVEKLLGLEVPERAQTIRVIMAELTRLKSHLVWLACHALDIGAMTVFLYCFREREQIMSMYEKLSGARMTSSYFRVGGLSQDVYDGFEADVRRVVDEFPGYFDVYEGLLTKNTIWLQRTIGNGVISAEDAIDYGITGPALRGSGVDWDLRRDNPYSGYEKYSFKVPVGEKCDTFDRYKVRLVEMREAINIIRQALASLKPGPVLADCPKVCYPPKENVYNTIEGLIHHFKIASEGFSAPEGEVYQSVEAPKGELGYYLVSDGGTKPYRMRIRPPSFVNLGAIEKMAKGSMIADLVAVIGTLDIVLGEIDR from the coding sequence ATGGCAAACAAAGAAATCATGACAGTGAACATGGGGCCGCAACATCCGAGTACCCACGGCGTTCTCAGGCTCGTGATAGAGCTTGACGGCGAGGTTATCGAAAAGATTACCCCCCACATTGGGTACCTGCACCGCGGTGTGGAGAAGCTGTCGGAGCACCGGACATATCATCAGGCGATGACCCTGACGGACCGGCTCGACTACCTTGCACCCATGAGCAACAATCTCGGCTACGTGCTGGCCGTCGAGAAGCTGCTCGGTCTCGAGGTTCCCGAGCGTGCCCAGACGATCCGTGTGATCATGGCCGAGCTCACCCGTCTCAAGTCTCACCTCGTCTGGCTAGCCTGTCATGCCCTCGACATCGGAGCCATGACGGTCTTTCTGTACTGCTTCCGCGAGCGGGAGCAGATCATGAGCATGTATGAGAAGCTGTCCGGCGCACGGATGACCAGTAGTTATTTCCGTGTCGGTGGCTTGTCGCAGGATGTATATGATGGCTTCGAAGCGGATGTGCGCCGGGTAGTCGATGAATTCCCAGGGTACTTTGATGTCTACGAAGGCCTACTCACCAAAAACACCATCTGGCTACAGCGTACCATTGGCAACGGTGTCATCTCCGCGGAAGATGCCATCGACTATGGTATCACCGGACCGGCCCTCCGCGGTTCCGGAGTCGATTGGGACCTGCGCCGTGACAACCCTTACAGTGGCTATGAGAAGTATTCGTTCAAGGTCCCTGTTGGCGAGAAGTGCGACACCTTTGATCGCTACAAGGTTCGCCTTGTGGAAATGCGGGAAGCGATCAATATCATCCGCCAAGCGCTGGCTTCTCTGAAGCCTGGGCCGGTGCTCGCGGATTGTCCCAAGGTCTGCTATCCGCCGAAAGAAAACGTCTACAACACCATCGAAGGGCTCATCCATCACTTCAAAATCGCCAGTGAAGGGTTTTCGGCACCAGAAGGCGAGGTCTACCAATCAGTTGAGGCTCCCAAAGGGGAACTCGGCTATTACTTGGTGAGCGATGGAGGGACAAAGCCTTATCGCATGCGGATCAGACCTCCCTCATTTGTAAACCTTGGTGCTATCGAGAAGATGGCTAAGGGGTCCATGATAGCAGACCTCGTCGCCGTAATTGGTACCCTTGACATTGTTCTCGGCGAAATCGACCGGTAA